TCCGGCCCGTGACCTGCTCGCCCCGCAAGGCACCGCTGCGGCCCGGCCACAGCGGGGCGAGCACCGGCGTCCCACACCGCTGCGGCACCGGTCGGGCCGGATCGTGCGCGCCGAAGTCCGGCTGCTGGCGGCCGAGCGGGAGGGCAGCACCCTCGTCGTCGTCGTACCCATCGGTACCGCACGTCCGCGGGACACCGAATCGGCCCCGGCGTCCGCCCCGGCCGACCAGGAGCCCCTGTCCGGCGAGTCCGCGGGTGTCGCCGTGGCGGGCGCGGACGCCGCAGGCCCGCAGGCGGCTCGCCACCGCTTCACCGCGGCCTATCGGGGCGCTGTCGGAATCGGTGGGTCCCTCGACACGGTGCACAGCGCCCAGGAACTCGTCCAGGCCCTGGTACCGGCCCTCGGCGACCTGGCCGCTGTCGATGTCCGCGAGGAGGTGCTGGCGGGCCGCGCTCCGTCCCAGGGATATCCCGGCGTCGACAAAGAGCAGCTGCGCAGAGCTGCCGCCAAGGCCGCCCGGGGAGCGTGGCCCGCCCCGCTGGTCCAGGTCGGCGAGCTCGTGCCGCCACTTCCCGACCGCCCTGAGTACCGGAGCACCGCCGTCGGACAGGAGGTGTTCGCCGAGGACCGGGAGACGGTCCTCGGGTTCCTGGGCGACGATCCCGTGCTGCTCGCCAAGATGATGCCCGTGGACATGCGCAGTGCCCTCGCCTGCTCCATCTACCATCGCGGGCACATCTTCGGGTACGTCCTCGTCTGGCGCACACGCAGCTCCGTCCCCTTCGACGACAGCGACGCGGAGGTACTCAAGGAGTTCTGTGCGCGCTGTGCCCTGGCCATCGACAACGCCCTGCGCTATGTCCGTGAGCAGCGCACCGCCGTCGTACTGCAGCGAAGTCTTCTTCCGGCCGCGGCCACGCAGAGCACCGCGGCGGAGACCGCCGGCATCTATCTCCCGGCCAGTGGCAACGCAAGCGTCGGTGGTGACTGGTTCGATGCGTTCGGGCTCTCGTCACTGCGCCTCGCGCTGGTCGTCGGGGACGTGATCGGCCACGGGCTGCAGGCAACCGCCACCATGGCGCGGCTGCGCACAGCCGTTCAGACTCTCGCCGATCTCGACCTTCCGCCCGACGAACTGCTCACCCACCTGGACGACTTGGTGCAGCGGATGCGGGCAGAGGCCGATGCTCCCGACACCGTCGGGGCCACCTGCCTGTTCGCCGTGTACGACCCGGTGTCCGGGGTGTGCAGGATGGCCAGCGCGGGCCATCCGCCGCCCGCCGTCGTCCTGCCCGACGGCACCGTCAGCCACCCCGAACTGCTCCCGGGCCCTCCCCTCGGAGTCGGGGACAACCCCTTCGAAGTCACCAGTGTCACCCTGCCACCGGGCAGCGTCCTGGCGCTCTTCACGGATGGGCTGCTCGGCCACGACATCGACGCCGGTCTGGCGCGGGTGAGGTCAGATCTGGCCGAGCTGGGGCGGGCGGACGAGCCCCTGCACAGGACAGGCCAGGCCGTCATCGACCGTTGCGCCGCAGCCGCACATCCCGAGGACGACATCACCCTGCTCCTTGCCCGCACTCGGACCGTCCACGCGGCCGACACAGCCGCATGGGAATACCCCGCGGACCCCGCCGCCGTGCAGGACGCCCGCGCCGACACGAGCGCACAGATGACGGCCTGGGGGTTGCACGAGGCTCTGTTCGCCACCGAACTGATCGTCAGCGAACTGGTCACCAATGCGATCCGGTACGCGGGCGGGCCGATCGTCCTGCGTCTCGTCCGCGACCGGGTTCTGGTCTGCGAGGTCTCCGATCCCAGCAACACCCAGCCGCGGCTGCGGCGCGCCCGCAGCACGGACGAAGGCGGCCGTGGCCTCTTCCTCGTCGCCCAGCTCAGCAGCCGCTGGGGCAGCCGGTACGGCCACGCCGGCAAGACCATCTGGACCGAACAGGATCTCGGCTAGGGCCGGTTCGACAACGCAGCAGGACGTAGGAGTCGCAGCCGAGGCGTCCGAGCTTGACGTCCGTAGCCGCAGTCCCGACCCCCATGGCGAAGCAGCGCCTGACCCGGTGGGAGGGGAGCAACGCTGCCCTCGGCGAGCTCGCCGAGCGGTAGTGCCCCGCCCAACGGATCTTCGTTCGGCGGCGGATGCCTGGAGTGGTCCGACCGGTCTCCCGACCCCTGTGGTGAGAACGATGTGAGACGTGGGAGCGTTGGTCGGGTGAGTGAGACGACAACGAAGACCCTGCAGCACCGCTTTGACGGGCCGGACGACGCACCAGTCCTGATCCTGGGCCCCTCTCTCGGTACTACATGGCACATGTGGGACCGCCAGATTCCCGAACTCACCCAGCAGTGGCGGGTGTTCCGGTTCGACCTGCCCGGACACGGCGGCGCACCGGCGCACCCCGGCGACTCCGTCGAGCAGCTCGCCGACCGCCTCCTTGCGACGCTCGACGACCTGGGCGTGCGGCGGTTCGGCTACGCGGGGTGCGCACTCGGTGGTGCGATCGGCACCGACCTCGCGCTGCGCCATCCCGACCGGGTGGCCTGCCTCACCCTGATCGCCTCCTCGCCGAGGTTCGGTACGCCCGACGAGTTCCGGCAGCGCGGCGTGATCGTCCGTACGAACGGGCTGGACCCGATAGCCCGCAGCTCCCCGGACCGCTGGTTCACCCCCGGCTTCGCCGCCAATCAGCCCGCGATCACCGAGTGGGCCGTGCAGATGGTGCGCACCACCGACCCCGGTTGCTACATCGCCGCCTGCGAGGCGCTCGCCACCTTCGACGTACGGGAACAGCTCGGGCGCATCGGTGTGCCAACGCTGGTCCTGGTCGGCTCCGAGGACCAGGTGACCGGACCCGCCGAGGCGCGCACCCTGGTCGCCGGCATACCGGACGCCCGCCTCGCCGTGGTCCCGGGCGCCTCGCACCTGGCACCGGTGGAGCAGCCCGCCGCCGTCACCGACCTGCTCGTACGGCACTTCTCCACGTCCTGGCAGGACTCGGCGGCCGTGCCGCCGGTGCCCCCGGTCAAGCCGGTGCTCACCCCGCCGACCGCACCGCTCGCGGAGATAGCCCCGCTGCCCGACGACGCCTCCTCGGTGGTCCCGGCCGACCTCTACGAGGCGGGGCTCAAGGTGCGCCGCGAGGTCCTCGGCGACGCGCACGTGGAGCGGGCGCTGGCCGAGGCCGACGTCTTCGCGGAGGACTTCCAGCGCCTGATGACCCGCTACGCCTGGGGCGAGGTCTGGAGCCGCCCCGGCCTCGACCGGCGTGCGCGCAGCTGCGTCACGCTCACCGCGCTGGTCGCGGGCGGCCACTGGGAGGACCTGGCCAGCCACACCAGAGCCGCCCTGCGCAACGGCCTCACCCCGGACGAGATCAAGGAAGTCCTGCTCCAGGCCGCCGTCTACTGCGGAATGCCCGCGGCGCACAAGGCCTTTCGCATCGTCCACGAGGTGATCCGCGAGGAGACGACCCCGCGCGAGTGACGTGGCCGCGCGCCGGGGACCGGGGCGCGTATCGCCGGGCCCCGGCCCATGTCCCGTAGCAGGATGAGGACATGAGACTCACCAAGAAGACGCATGCCTGTGTCCGCCTCGAGGGTGAGGGCGGCACCCTCGTCATCGATCCCGGAGCTTTCACCGAAGAGGACGCCGTGCTCGGTGCCGACGCCCTCCTGGTCACGCACGAGCACGCCGACCACTTCGACGAGTCCCGGCTGCGCGCGGCGCTGGAGGCCAACCCCGGCGCCGAGATCTTCACGCTGCGCGCGGTGGCCGACAAGCTCGGCCCCGCCTTCCCCGGTCGGGTCCACACCGTGGGGCACGGCGACACCTTCACGGCGGCGGGCTTCGACGTCCAGGTGCACGGCGAGCTGCACGCGGTGATCCACCCCGACATCCCGCGGATCACCAACATCGGCTTCCTCGTCGACGGTTCGGTGTTCCACCCCGGCGACGCGCTGACCGTTCCGGACCAGCAGGTGGAGACCCTGCTGCTGCCGGTGATGGCGCCGTGGAGCAAGATCTCCGAGGTGATCGACTACGTACGGGAGGTGTGTCCGCGCCGCGCCTTCGACGTGCACGACGCCCTGCTCACCGACCTGGCCCGGCCGATCTACGACCGGCAGATCGGTGAGCTCGCCGAGGCCGACCACCGCAGGCTGGAGCCGGGCGCCTCGGCCGAGGTCTGAGGGGCCGGGCGTGGGCGGCCCGCTGTCAGAGGTGCCGGGTAGGTTGGCCACATGCGTATCGCCACCTGGAACGTGAACTCGATCACCGCCCGCCTGCCGAGGCTGCTCGCCTGGCTGGAGAACAGCGGTACGGACGTGCTGTGCATACAGGAGACCAAGACCACCGCCGAACAGTTCCCGAGCGACCAGCTTCGCGAGCTCGGGTACGAATCGGCGGTGCACGCCACCGGCCGCTGGAACGGCGTGGCCATCGTCTCCCGGGTGGGTCTGGACGACGTGGTCAAGGGCCTGGAGGGCGACCCGGGATACGAGGACGTGCACGAGCCGCGGTCCGTCGCCGCCACCTGCGGACCGGTGCGGGTCCGCTCGGTGTACGTGCCCAACGGCCGTGAGGTGGACCACGCCCACTACGCGTACAAGCTGCGCTGGTTCGAGGCCCTCAAGGACGCGGTGGCCGCGGACGTCGCGAGCGGCACGCC
This is a stretch of genomic DNA from Streptomyces sp. NA04227. It encodes these proteins:
- a CDS encoding SpoIIE family protein phosphatase, which produces MTRPADAAHGRTAALDGLAAALLDGRGRITWWSRAAGELLGWSAGEILGSPARDLLAPQGTAAARPQRGEHRRPTPLRHRSGRIVRAEVRLLAAEREGSTLVVVVPIGTARPRDTESAPASAPADQEPLSGESAGVAVAGADAAGPQAARHRFTAAYRGAVGIGGSLDTVHSAQELVQALVPALGDLAAVDVREEVLAGRAPSQGYPGVDKEQLRRAAAKAARGAWPAPLVQVGELVPPLPDRPEYRSTAVGQEVFAEDRETVLGFLGDDPVLLAKMMPVDMRSALACSIYHRGHIFGYVLVWRTRSSVPFDDSDAEVLKEFCARCALAIDNALRYVREQRTAVVLQRSLLPAAATQSTAAETAGIYLPASGNASVGGDWFDAFGLSSLRLALVVGDVIGHGLQATATMARLRTAVQTLADLDLPPDELLTHLDDLVQRMRAEADAPDTVGATCLFAVYDPVSGVCRMASAGHPPPAVVLPDGTVSHPELLPGPPLGVGDNPFEVTSVTLPPGSVLALFTDGLLGHDIDAGLARVRSDLAELGRADEPLHRTGQAVIDRCAAAAHPEDDITLLLARTRTVHAADTAAWEYPADPAAVQDARADTSAQMTAWGLHEALFATELIVSELVTNAIRYAGGPIVLRLVRDRVLVCEVSDPSNTQPRLRRARSTDEGGRGLFLVAQLSSRWGSRYGHAGKTIWTEQDLG
- a CDS encoding alpha/beta fold hydrolase; protein product: MSETTTKTLQHRFDGPDDAPVLILGPSLGTTWHMWDRQIPELTQQWRVFRFDLPGHGGAPAHPGDSVEQLADRLLATLDDLGVRRFGYAGCALGGAIGTDLALRHPDRVACLTLIASSPRFGTPDEFRQRGVIVRTNGLDPIARSSPDRWFTPGFAANQPAITEWAVQMVRTTDPGCYIAACEALATFDVREQLGRIGVPTLVLVGSEDQVTGPAEARTLVAGIPDARLAVVPGASHLAPVEQPAAVTDLLVRHFSTSWQDSAAVPPVPPVKPVLTPPTAPLAEIAPLPDDASSVVPADLYEAGLKVRREVLGDAHVERALAEADVFAEDFQRLMTRYAWGEVWSRPGLDRRARSCVTLTALVAGGHWEDLASHTRAALRNGLTPDEIKEVLLQAAVYCGMPAAHKAFRIVHEVIREETTPRE
- a CDS encoding MBL fold metallo-hydrolase — its product is MRLTKKTHACVRLEGEGGTLVIDPGAFTEEDAVLGADALLVTHEHADHFDESRLRAALEANPGAEIFTLRAVADKLGPAFPGRVHTVGHGDTFTAAGFDVQVHGELHAVIHPDIPRITNIGFLVDGSVFHPGDALTVPDQQVETLLLPVMAPWSKISEVIDYVREVCPRRAFDVHDALLTDLARPIYDRQIGELAEADHRRLEPGASAEV
- a CDS encoding exodeoxyribonuclease III, which produces MRIATWNVNSITARLPRLLAWLENSGTDVLCIQETKTTAEQFPSDQLRELGYESAVHATGRWNGVAIVSRVGLDDVVKGLEGDPGYEDVHEPRSVAATCGPVRVRSVYVPNGREVDHAHYAYKLRWFEALKDAVAADVASGTPFAVMGDYNVAPTDEDVWDITAFDGSTHVTEAERAALAALREAGLSDIVPRPLKYDHPFTYWDYRQLCFPKNRGMRIDLVYGNEAFGKAVSDSYVDREERKGKGASDHAPVVVDLDV